One window from the genome of Streptococcus halotolerans encodes:
- a CDS encoding GNAT family N-acetyltransferase produces MNIRYMTLDDIEDIVSLENKVWTAETTPAPLPISDPNKVIEKYENNTKYLIAEDKDGLVLGVLDFHAFYPFESGKHVVTFGIAVDPEERREGVGQALIDDFFKEAIAENYRKAIIHVLSTNHQAVQFYKELGFTQEACLKETYLINGNYVDDLIFTYTLEEDSNA; encoded by the coding sequence ATGAACATTCGTTACATGACCTTGGACGATATTGAGGACATTGTCTCACTGGAAAATAAGGTCTGGACAGCAGAAACAACGCCTGCTCCCTTACCCATCTCTGACCCTAACAAGGTCATTGAAAAATATGAAAACAATACTAAATATCTAATCGCTGAAGACAAGGATGGTCTTGTCCTAGGTGTTCTGGATTTCCATGCCTTTTATCCTTTTGAATCTGGCAAACATGTAGTGACTTTTGGCATTGCCGTTGATCCTGAGGAACGTCGAGAGGGCGTTGGACAAGCTTTGATTGACGACTTCTTTAAAGAAGCGATAGCCGAAAACTATCGTAAGGCTATCATCCATGTTCTTAGCACCAATCATCAAGCTGTGCAATTCTATAAGGAATTAGGCTTTACCCAAGAAGCTTGCCTCAAAGAAACCTACCTCATCAATGGAAACTATGTGGATGACTTGATTTTCACTTACACTTTGGAGGAGGATAGTAATGCCTGA
- a CDS encoding DUF3013 family protein, giving the protein MAKFGFLSVLEEALENHLDVDFAMDWDKKNHAVEVVVVLEAQNKSEVEVIDDVAEVSNDDIVFEDFILFYNPAKTKFDPEDYLVAIPYEPKKGLSREFLDYFAKTLNDVTMEGISDLMDFLQDDSIPEFALKWDDNAFEKGRAELVETEFYGYPRY; this is encoded by the coding sequence ATGGCTAAGTTTGGATTTTTATCGGTTTTAGAAGAAGCATTAGAAAATCACCTAGATGTAGACTTTGCGATGGACTGGGATAAAAAAAATCATGCGGTAGAAGTTGTGGTTGTTTTAGAAGCGCAAAACAAGTCAGAGGTTGAAGTCATTGATGATGTGGCGGAAGTTTCTAATGATGACATTGTTTTCGAAGATTTTATCCTCTTTTATAACCCAGCTAAAACCAAGTTTGATCCAGAAGATTACTTGGTAGCTATCCCTTATGAACCCAAAAAAGGTTTGTCACGTGAGTTTTTAGACTATTTTGCCAAAACGTTGAATGATGTGACTATGGAGGGAATTAGCGACCTCATGGACTTCTTACAAGACGATAGCATCCCAGAATTTGCTCTCAAGTGGGATGACAACGCCTTTGAAAAAGGTAGGGCAGAGTTGGTAGAGACGGAATTTTATGGTTATCCGAGGTATTAG
- a CDS encoding GIY-YIG nuclease family protein, whose product MVGRRKNINIFLMDGDVTGRMKCTLSNWTGVLYKIPRIQLASLKERDELKRSGIYFLFGKDDNSQKDITYIGQATTRKNGEGVLFRVQEHTRDSHSDYFNDVIILTTQNNSFGPTEISYLENSFTNLAKEARRFVVKNSNEPNPGHVTEEKQAELDEIIEYATMIIGTLGYKLFVPLIQPESIAQVKQQDNEQLLYLKRRIKKAKQEIRATCKRTTEGFVVLKGSMVDMIAAPYLSQAVQKLREELVKKGMIQGGILQQNQLFNSASTAATFVLGMNTNGRTDWKNQTGMTLKELEEREIND is encoded by the coding sequence ATGGTAGGTCGGAGAAAAAACATCAATATTTTTCTGATGGATGGGGATGTTACAGGACGTATGAAGTGCACCCTCTCCAATTGGACAGGAGTTTTGTATAAAATTCCGCGGATTCAACTTGCTAGTCTTAAGGAGCGCGATGAGCTTAAGCGAAGTGGGATTTATTTTCTGTTTGGTAAGGACGATAATAGTCAGAAGGATATTACCTATATTGGCCAAGCGACCACTCGGAAAAATGGCGAAGGTGTCCTGTTTCGTGTGCAGGAGCATACCAGAGATTCCCATTCAGATTATTTCAACGATGTGATTATTCTGACGACACAAAATAACTCCTTTGGTCCAACAGAAATTAGCTATTTAGAAAATTCGTTCACCAATCTTGCGAAAGAGGCAAGACGTTTTGTAGTCAAAAATAGCAATGAACCCAATCCAGGTCATGTAACCGAGGAGAAGCAGGCAGAATTAGATGAAATCATCGAATATGCGACTATGATTATCGGTACGTTAGGTTATAAGTTGTTTGTACCGCTTATTCAGCCAGAGTCTATTGCTCAGGTGAAACAGCAAGATAATGAACAGCTTCTCTATCTTAAACGTAGGATAAAGAAAGCTAAGCAGGAAATTAGAGCAACTTGCAAACGAACTACGGAAGGTTTTGTGGTCTTAAAAGGGAGCATGGTTGACATGATTGCTGCTCCGTATCTTTCTCAGGCGGTACAGAAGCTAAGGGAAGAACTTGTAAAGAAAGGTATGATTCAAGGTGGCATCTTGCAGCAAAATCAACTGTTCAATAGCGCTTCAACGGCAGCCACGTTTGTTTTAGGAATGAATACGAACGGACGGACAGACTGGAAAAATCAGACAGGTATGACTCTAAAAGAATTAGAAGAACGAGAAATAAATGACTAA